CCATATACAGCGGATCAAAAAGGCGGTGGGCAATGCCGCACCACAGGAAATTCGGATTGAGGTGCGCGGAGCATGGTTGATTCGTCATGGATTGGCCGACGCCTGGCGCGAACTTCGTGGCCGACCAGAATGGGTAATCAACGATAAATTCAAAGATACGCTTACGTTAGTCGAAGCAAAAGCGTTGGGCGTAATCCGCTAGTCGTTCCAGAACGATAAATGGCTACGGGTATCTGTCCGTAGCCATTTATCGTTTTTTACCGTTTTGCCTGAACGCTCTTTATAGATTGAGCAACGTCAATAAAAGGAGCGACCCAAACATTGCCTTCGTGCTGTTTCAAAAAACGAACTAGTTTGTTGTGTTCAGACAGGTTGACATTGAGGTTGTGTTCACCGCCAACACCGTGGAATAGAAATACCAATACGGAGTTTGTGCTCATCGCTTGTTTCACCAAAGCAATCATCTCCTCGCCGGACTGACCGTTCATGGCGTAACAGCCAACGTTGCCGAGATCAATTTCTGACGCTTTCCGCATTTCGCTGGTGACACCACGAGCCGCAATAAAATCAGCCTTCACAACGTCATAGTAATTTTTATCTCCAATCATTCGATCACCACAAGGAAAGGCAAAGGTGCGACTTGTTTTGCCATCAATGGCTTGAAGTAGTGTATTGGTCATTTTGATCTCATCCACGATTCGCGGCAACGTGTAGGTCGTCAGATCATACGTAGGATTAACCCATTCGCGGCCTGGCCGACCACCGGCGCAGGGATGAAATAAGGTATGATTTCCTAATTCGTGCCCACGATTAGCTGCTTTTTTCCAGTCGTTCAGTCTGGCTTTAACGCCCGGAAAGTTACCAGCTAAATAAAAAGTGCCTTTCAGATTCAGGGAATCCAGCACGGGAATCACATTGTCTAAATGAACTTGTAGTCCGTCGTCATAGGTTAGCGCCACCGCGCATTTCTTGCCGTGCCAGTCCGGTTGTTGCGCAAACGCCAAACCTTTAACGCAAAATAGTAAGCTAAATAATAGTAGTGTTTTCATTCGATACTCAGACGGGTTTGTGATCGATAAGGTTCAAGCTAAGATGTGTTCTCACTTGTTTCAGGCTACAAAAATTAGGAAAATTTTCTGGCAAAGTTTCCTGAATGCTGCTTACTGAAAGGAATGTCGGATCAGGTATTTAATGGTTTACTGGACTACATTGCTAAACAAAGGTTACCCCGTTTTGCGTTCTACTTAGATAGGTAGTTCATTCATAGACCAATTGGCTGATGAATGTCTCCCGATTTTTTTCGATGATTTCCCTGTTTGTTATGCTTAATCAGTTAACTCCTTCTTGCTGCCGTGGTGCTGTCGTTAAACGTTGTTTTTTATCGTTTCTACTGAGCGTTTTTGTCTTGTTAGCGGCTGTGCCGGTTGTAGCTCAGGATTCGATACGAGACAACGTGCCAACCCAGACTATTCCGGATACGCTTTTGTTTAAGATACAAAAAGCACAGTCTGTAATCACGGAAATAAAGGCAGCCAACAAGAGAGGCTACGGCGTAGCTCGTGTGCGGGCTGGACTGGCCGACGTAAAAACGAACATAGCACCGGTTACGGCTGATATAAATGCGCAAAACAAAGCAATCGATGCAAAAACGCTCTCGAACTACAGTCTACTCCTGAACGATGCGCTGGATAAACTGTCAAACTGGCGAACGACGCTTTCTAAAACTAATAACGATTTACAAAGCAGACTTGACCGGGTAGTTGCCCTTAGTAACGATTCACTGCTAACGGTAGCTGGCAACGACACCACGGATAGAAAGCTATATGCCGATCAGTTATCAGGTCTTCGGGTACAGTTGCAGGAGGCCGGTACGCGCACCAGCGCCCAACTGGATACCGTAAGCCGACTACTGGCCGATGTATCGGGAACGTATCTAAACATCAGCGCGCTGCAAACGAACATTAACGAGCGGGTACAAAAGTCAAATGAGAACGCGTTTCAGCGTGAGTCGCCTTATATCTGGGATGCACCGGCATCACTCAGCGCGAGTAGTGTACAGGAAGTACTGACGTCAAGTTATCAGGGGCAGAACAAAATTCTGAAGTACTTTTTTGCTTCCAGTTGGGACAATCGTTTTCTGCTGATACTGCTATCAATAGGGTTTTTTGTGTGGGTGTTCACTAATTTCAAGAAGGCAAATAATCCTGCTCTAAGCGAAAAACTGGGCGAACTTCAGTACGAAAATATAAGACCCATACCCATTGTTGCTTCCTTAATTGTTCTACTCAACTTAACTCCGCTGTTTGAGCCTAATTCGCCTTCCCTGTACATCGAACTTACCCAGTTTCTATTGTTGGTAGCGTTGACCGTGCATTTATGGAAGCGGTTTTCGAAAGAAGATTTACGGATGTGGCTACTGAACGTAGCCTTATATGTCTTGTTAGTCATTACCAACACCTTGGTAGGCGACTCGCTTATCATGCGCCTTTGGCTTATCGTTTTAAACGTCGGATTTATTTACATCGGTGTTGCTTTTTTCAAGCGATTGCAGCGCAGGCATATTAGTGATCGGATCATCCGGCCTGTAATCAGGCTCTATCTGGTACTTCAGCTACTCGCTATTGTGTTAAACGTTTTTGGACGTATCAGCCTGGCCCAAACGTTCGCTATTACGGCGGTGGTTGGGCTGGTGCAAATTACTGGATTGGGTGTATTCATTGAAATTGTGCTGGAAGCGCTGGATTTACAGATCAAAATAAGCACCAGTTCGGCGGGCATTTTTTCTCGGGTGAACGTAGAGCATACGCGCCGTTCCTTTAAAAAGGGCTTGGCTTTTGTTGCTGTTGCACTGTGGTTGCTGGTCTTTTTTATCAACCTGGGCATTGCCGATGGGATCTTTAATTTTATCTATCAGATACTGATCAGACCCCGATCCTTCGGTAGCATCAGCTTTACCCTAAGCAATCTACTGTCGTTCTCGGTGATCGTTTATTTGGCTAGCCTGTTACAAAAAAATATCGGCTTGCTGTTTGGCGAAAGTCAGTTGCCAGCTGCCAATGGGGAAATCGATCAGGTGAGTTCTGTGTTGGCTTTGATTCGTCTGGTTATCATCGTAGCCGGGGTATTTTTAGCCGTTGCGGCATCGGGTATTTCGATTGATAAATTGACGGTAGTATTGGGAGCGCTTAGTGTAGGTATCGGTCTGGGTATGCAAAACATCGTAAGCAATTTTGTTTCGGGAATCATATTAGTTTTTGAGAAACCGTTCCGGATAGGAGACTACGTTGAACTGGCGGACAAAAAAGGTCGTATTCGGGATATCGGCATTCGTTCCAGCAAGATGATCACATCGCAAGGTTCAGAAGTTATTATACCGAATGGCGATTTATTATCGAATCGATTGGTTAACTGGACCTCAAGCGATACGTACCTGAAAACGGAATTTACGCTCAAAGTGAGTGCCGACACGGACTTGCAGGCCATTAAGGAAATTATTAGAAAAGAAACGAGTGAGATCGACGGGGCTATAAAAACCATGCCACCGGATGTGGTTGTGACGGCCATCGGACCCGATAATGTCGAGTTGAAAGTAGTGGTCTGGATTAGCAGTATCTACTCGGAGGCCAGCGTGAAAAGCCAGTTGCTACAGAATTTATTGTCTGATTTTAAAGAAGCAAACATCAAATTAGTGTAGTACAAAGTTCACCAATAGAATCGTCTTCATTGGGGTTTGCGGCAAAGGAATAACCATATGGCTATTCTGGCGGTTTGCTAGGCAGACTCCAATCTACCAAGATATGTCGTTTGAAGAATTGATGTTGACCTATGGTTATCCGATTCTGTTTTTGGGCGTTATGCTCGAAGGAGAAGCCTTTTTGATTGCAGGTGCTTATTTAGCCCATCGAGGCTATTTTTCATTACCTGCGGTCATTGGTATAGCCGTACTTAGTTCGTTTGTTGTAACGCAGATCTATTTTTATCTGGGCCACCGCTACGGAAGAACATTCATCGAAAAACGACCCCGGTGGCAACAGCGATTTGATCGGGTAGAGCGGCTGCTGCATAAGTACGGAGCAGGTTTACTGCTTGTGTTTCGAGCGTTGTACGGATTACGGGCTGTAATTCCGGCGGCTGTGGGTTTGTCGGGGTACCCACTGGTCAAGTTCTTGGTGCTAAACGCCGTTGGTGCGCTTGTCTGGGCTTTGGTCATTGCCTTGGCGGGTAATGGCATCGCTCAGGTAGCCGAAGAACTATTCCACGAAATACGCTACCACGAGCGGACGGTCTTTTTTGTCGTGGCTGGATTAGGCGTGTTATGGGGCCTGTATCAGCTTTACCGCCAGCCTATGCTCAAGAAGTCAGCCAGACAGTAGTTAAGAGCCACTCGCAATAGAGTTTACCAGATTCGGCTAGCGACCACATTGATGAACGAGTTCGCTACGAAGGCAATCCCAAAAGAAAGCGCAATCGAAAACTCACGTAGCAAAAACGCTTGCAGGAAAAGAAACGTAGTAAACCCAAGTAGTCCGATAACCAACCCGCGCAGCGTATTGATGGTGGCATTACTTCCCTGAAGCATATGGGAGAAAATAGCTAAAATCGAGGTAGTGATTGGAAACGGAGTCAGAATGCCGCTCCAATTTGGTCCGAGAACGCTGGCTAATCCGGTGATGAGCAACACAAACAAGGTTGCAACAACCATGCGGATTGGAATATCGTAAGGTAAACGACGAGCTTGTTTAGACAATACAGTTGGAACAGGGAAAAAGCGTAACGCCAAAAGAACAGAGCTTATTACCAATAGATAGCTGGCCCAAAGATTTAAATCCAGGTGCTTGATTAACAAGGCTGTAGCTGCGTAAACGCCATAGGATAATAGGAGGGTAGGAAGCCAGCTTACTTTTTGGGAGACGAAAGAATAACAATAGCAAAAAGCGATCAACGCTAAGATACCCGTCATTATCCCCTGAACGGACAGAATCCCAAATGACTTACCTTGCTCAAGAATAAAAAATAGAAGAATGGGCCCGGCTGTCCACGGCATACTACCGATTAATCCCCCCATTTTATTTCCCCATTTCCGGGCTACGAGTGTAATTAGCGCAATGACGACGGGAATAAGCGTTACTTTCAGTAAAAGAATATTCATGCGGAACCTGCCTGATTATTGGCTCGTAAAATTAGGCTGAAAAAGGAGAGAAGTTTACCTGATTGACTATAAAGGTTAAATGCAGGTAGATCAATTACCTTTGTTGAAAATCTGTAGTCTTGTTAAAGAAAGTTCTACCGCTTTACCGAGTCTGTAGAATGCGCAAGTCCTGCAAGTAGTGCCCAGCGCGCCGATTAATTTTTCAAACGAGGCCCATATGAATCATCGACGGTTTTTGTACGTGCTCTGCCTGATAGCTCTCTTAACGACAGTATTTGCCTTTCATGCTGCTTATGATCCTATTTCAAAAAGAAGCGAAGGCATACCTGTTTGCGGGTTCGGATCGGATGGTCCTATCAATCCAATGGAGAACGGTAAATTTATAGTCGCCTTGCCCGGCTGGGGACACTATTCGTACAAGATTTCGACCCGGATCGACAGTGCTCAGTTTTATTTTGACCAGGGCTTGACGATGTATTACAGCTATCACATGAAGGAAGCTGTAGCTTCTTTCAAAGAGGTAACCCGTCTGGACCCTACCTGCCCAATGGGTTACTGGGGGCAGGCTCTGGCGGGAGGGCCTTATTACAATTCGGCTCATCTGTACACGGTTCCCCAAGATATGATGGTTGTACTGGCACGAATGAATGAGCTTGTTCCTTATGCCAATCCGAAAGAAAAGAGGCTAATCCAGGTAATGAACACGCGTTATTCAGCCGATCCCGCCGACGCGCAGCGAAAAAAACTTAATCAGGCCTACGCCAAGGCCTCCCGGCAACTCCTTAAGGAATACGATGACCCGGATAGCAAGATGTTTTACGTTGATGCGGTCATGTTGATACACGCTTGGGATTTTTGGACGCCTGATGGTAAGCCTAGAGCATGGACGCAGGAAGTTGTCGATTTGTGTGAAAGCGTGTTGAAGCAATACCCCAATCACCCGGCAGCATTACATTACCATATCCACCTTACCGAAGCTTCCCGACATCCTGAATCGGCTCTGGCTAATGCCGATAAACTCAGAGCACAGCTTCCGGGGGTAGCCCATATGGTTCATATGGCGAGTCATGAATACCAACGCAATGGACTTTTCGCTCAGGGGGTGGTTGTCAACGATCTGGCGGATGAAAATCTTTTACAGTATGATTCTCTAGCCGCACACCTGGGTTTGGTAAAACATTCGCCCCACTATTTTGCGGTGCAAACGTACTGTGCCTTGAGCGGGGGGATGTACCAAACCGGACTTAGAAACGCGCTCCGTTGCCGCAAATCAGTCGCTCCGCGAGCGGAAAATACGTATGATCAGTATCTGTACATGCTTCCGGCAATGACGTTGGTTCGGTTGGGTAAATGGAACGAAGTCTTAACGACAGTCAAACCATCTGCCGACTGGACCTACGCATCTTTGTTGGATCATTTCGCCCGTGGTATGGCCTATGTCGGTTTGGGAAAAACGGCAGAAGCCCATCAGTATTCGCAATTACTTAAGCAAGCGTTACAGGATAAAATACTTGAAAAAAGGCGTATACCGTTCAACGCTCCGCTTCCCGTGGCTCAGATTGCTGGTCATATTTTAGATGCTTCGATCCTTTTTGCTGACAAACAACACGATCAAGCTATCGAGAGTCTTCAGAAGGCGATTGCACTAGAAGATCAACTAATCTACACAGAGCCTAGCGACTGGCCTTTGCCTGCCAGACAGTATTTGGGGGCTTACATGCTGGCTTTGGATAAAGCGAAGGAAGCAGAGGCAGTATACCGTCAAGATTTAATTCACCATCCGGGCAATGGCTGGTCTTTAGTAGGACTTCACAAGGCCCTTAGCCTTCAAGGCAAACGGACGGAGCTGGAAAGGATTAAAGCTGGCTATCAAGCCGCCTTTTCGGAAGCCGAGCAAATTCCGGTTTCATCTATTTTTTGATTGTTGCTCCAGGATATCCCGGTGACCAAGTTCGTTCGGACCGCGGTGAACGACAAGTACCAGAACGGTTTAAACGACGAATCGATAGGAGAGAGGTAGTTGCTAATCGGCCTTCCTTCTTGAAAATCCGTTCAGTCTAATCGAAAAAGGTCGGCTCGTTATGAATAGTACAACGAGCTGACCTATACGGAAGAAACTAATCTAGTTAGACAATTAGCGCGACGAATACAGCATGCGTGTTTTCTTTGTCTTCAGCCGTTTCGAACGCTTTGTTGATTTCATCGAGCGGGAAGCGATGGGTAATCATTTTTTTTGCGTTCAGCTTCCCCTTAGCCAGTAAATCCAGGCACATCTGCATTTCAGAGTCGATACCCCAAAATGAGTAACTAGCACTCGGAATCAACTGAATTTCGCCAAGCTGAATCTTGGCCCAATCGAGTTCAATACCCTTTTGTCCAGCCTCGAAGCCACCGACAATAACAACTTTGCCACCAATGCGGGTGAAGGACGTGGCCTGTGGTAACGTGATCGGCATAGAAGGTCCGCCCGCGCATTCGAAAGTAATATCGGCTCCGCGCCCACCGGTAAATTCCATAACTTTCTGGTATCCGTCTTCCGTCTTTGTATTCACAACGGCGTCGGCTCCAAGTTCTTTCGCAATGGCCAAAGCGGAGTCGACCACGTCAGTTACAATTACGTCGGCTCCGCTGATCTTAGCCAACTGCAATTGGCCTAATCCGATGGGACCGGCCCCGATGATAACTACCTTGTTATTTAGCTTGATTCCGCTTAAATGAATAGCGTGCATACACACCGAAAAGGTATCTATTAAGGTAGCTTCTTCGTAACTGACGTGATCCGGTAATTTGTGAAATTTCTCAGCGGGTCCGACCAGGTAAGTTGCAAAATCCCGCGAAACGGTATCCATCCGGACCGGGTAAAGGTTAGGACACAGATTGTATTGCTGAACCCGACACCAATCGCAGGTGCCATCGCCTAAAACGGTTTCAACAACGACGCGATCGCCGGGTTTGACATTTTTAACCGCATCGCCGATCTCAATAACTTCAGCCGCAACCTCGTGTCCCATGATCCTACCTTCCAGATCAGGTTCTTCTTTTTTCCAGTGTCGTA
This window of the Spirosoma oryzicola genome carries:
- a CDS encoding polysaccharide deacetylase family protein — encoded protein: MKTLLLFSLLFCVKGLAFAQQPDWHGKKCAVALTYDDGLQVHLDNVIPVLDSLNLKGTFYLAGNFPGVKARLNDWKKAANRGHELGNHTLFHPCAGGRPGREWVNPTYDLTTYTLPRIVDEIKMTNTLLQAIDGKTSRTFAFPCGDRMIGDKNYYDVVKADFIAARGVTSEMRKASEIDLGNVGCYAMNGQSGEEMIALVKQAMSTNSVLVFLFHGVGGEHNLNVNLSEHNKLVRFLKQHEGNVWVAPFIDVAQSIKSVQAKR
- a CDS encoding mechanosensitive ion channel family protein translates to MISLFVMLNQLTPSCCRGAVVKRCFLSFLLSVFVLLAAVPVVAQDSIRDNVPTQTIPDTLLFKIQKAQSVITEIKAANKRGYGVARVRAGLADVKTNIAPVTADINAQNKAIDAKTLSNYSLLLNDALDKLSNWRTTLSKTNNDLQSRLDRVVALSNDSLLTVAGNDTTDRKLYADQLSGLRVQLQEAGTRTSAQLDTVSRLLADVSGTYLNISALQTNINERVQKSNENAFQRESPYIWDAPASLSASSVQEVLTSSYQGQNKILKYFFASSWDNRFLLILLSIGFFVWVFTNFKKANNPALSEKLGELQYENIRPIPIVASLIVLLNLTPLFEPNSPSLYIELTQFLLLVALTVHLWKRFSKEDLRMWLLNVALYVLLVITNTLVGDSLIMRLWLIVLNVGFIYIGVAFFKRLQRRHISDRIIRPVIRLYLVLQLLAIVLNVFGRISLAQTFAITAVVGLVQITGLGVFIEIVLEALDLQIKISTSSAGIFSRVNVEHTRRSFKKGLAFVAVALWLLVFFINLGIADGIFNFIYQILIRPRSFGSISFTLSNLLSFSVIVYLASLLQKNIGLLFGESQLPAANGEIDQVSSVLALIRLVIIVAGVFLAVAASGISIDKLTVVLGALSVGIGLGMQNIVSNFVSGIILVFEKPFRIGDYVELADKKGRIRDIGIRSSKMITSQGSEVIIPNGDLLSNRLVNWTSSDTYLKTEFTLKVSADTDLQAIKEIIRKETSEIDGAIKTMPPDVVVTAIGPDNVELKVVVWISSIYSEASVKSQLLQNLLSDFKEANIKLV
- a CDS encoding DedA family protein, producing the protein MSFEELMLTYGYPILFLGVMLEGEAFLIAGAYLAHRGYFSLPAVIGIAVLSSFVVTQIYFYLGHRYGRTFIEKRPRWQQRFDRVERLLHKYGAGLLLVFRALYGLRAVIPAAVGLSGYPLVKFLVLNAVGALVWALVIALAGNGIAQVAEELFHEIRYHERTVFFVVAGLGVLWGLYQLYRQPMLKKSARQ
- a CDS encoding zinc-dependent alcohol dehydrogenase — protein: MKAALKTATGEFEVKEVETPKIPQPDWVLARIRVAGICGTDLRHWKKEEPDLEGRIMGHEVAAEVIEIGDAVKNVKPGDRVVVETVLGDGTCDWCRVQQYNLCPNLYPVRMDTVSRDFATYLVGPAEKFHKLPDHVSYEEATLIDTFSVCMHAIHLSGIKLNNKVVIIGAGPIGLGQLQLAKISGADVIVTDVVDSALAIAKELGADAVVNTKTEDGYQKVMEFTGGRGADITFECAGGPSMPITLPQATSFTRIGGKVVIVGGFEAGQKGIELDWAKIQLGEIQLIPSASYSFWGIDSEMQMCLDLLAKGKLNAKKMITHRFPLDEINKAFETAEDKENTHAVFVALIV